A genomic segment from Mus caroli chromosome 17, CAROLI_EIJ_v1.1, whole genome shotgun sequence encodes:
- the LOC110284287 gene encoding formyl peptide receptor-related sequence 6, with protein MEANFSIPQNGTEVVFYDSTTSRVICIFLVVVLSITFLLGVLGNGLVIYVAGFRMAHTVTTICYLNLALSDFSYMASLPFQIISIVMNGEWLFGWFLCKFVHMIININLFLSIFLITFIAMDRCICVLHPVWAQNHRTVNVATKVIFGAWILVLLFIFPHCIFVTTVKDESGKVHCICNFESWAATPEEQEKVSMTVSLISVIISFVIGFSIPMIFIVICYGLMAAKIGRRGFVNSSRPLRVLTAVAISFFVCWFPFQLIFLLGNIGNKEAQNNIDTWVNPASTLASFNSCLNPILYVFLGQQFRERLIYSLPASLERALREDSALNSDKIRNLSSQRL; from the coding sequence ATGGAAGCCAACTTCTCCATACCTCAGAATGGAACAGAAGTGGTGTTTTATGATTCTACCACCTCCAGAGTTATATGTATCTTCTTAGTTGTGGTCCTCTCTATAACCTTTCTCCTTGGTGTACTAGGTAATGGGCTTGTGATTTATGTGGCTGGGTTCCGGATGGCACACACTGTGACAACAATCTGTTATCTGAATCTGGCATTGTCTGACTTCTCTTACATGGCAAGTCTACCATTTCAGATCATCTCAATTGTCATGAATGGAGAATGGCTTTTTGGTTGGTTCCTTTGCAAATTTGTTCACATGATTATAAACATAAACCTTTTTCTAAGTATCTTCTTGATTACTTTCATTGCCATGGATCGCTGTATTTGTGTTCTGCATCCAGTATGGGCTCAGAATCATCGAACTGTGAATGTGGCCACAAAAGTGATCTTTGGAGCTTGGATACTTGTTCTActgtttatatttccacattgtaTCTTCGTGACTACAGTGAAAGATGAAAGTGGGAAAGTACACTGCATATGTAATTTTGAATCCTGGGCTGCAACCCCTGAGGAGCAAGAAAAAGTATCTATGACTGTGAGTTTAATTTCTGTAATCATCAGTTTTGTTATTGGCTTCAGCATACCAATGATCTTCATTGTCATCTGTTATGGACTCATGGCTGCCAAGATAGGCAGAAGAGGCTTTGTGAATTCCAGTCGTCCTTTACGTGTCCTCACTGCTGtagcaatttctttctttgtctgttgGTTCCCTTttcaattgatttttcttttaggcAATATTGGGAACAAGGAGGCACAGAATAATATTGACACGTGGGTGAACCCAGCAAGTACTCTGGCCTCCTTCAACAGTTGCCTCAACCCAATACTCTATGTTTTCCTAGGTCAGCAATTCAGAGAGAGATTGATCTACTCCTTACCAGCTAGCCTGGAGAGAGCCCTGAGGGAGGATTCAGCCCTGAACAGTGACAAAATCAGAAACTTGTCTTCACAAAGACTCTGA